CCTTACATGAGCTCCCCCTGCCACATTGAGATGATTTTAACCGAGAAGGAGCAGATCGTCCCCAAACCAGAGGAGGAAGTGGCTCAAAAGAAAAAGGTAACTAAGATTTATAATAGGTCAGATCTAAGGTGGGGATGTTGTCACTATTTTAAACTCTTAATATTTTCTCTACGTTATGTGGTCGTTGTACAGCAGTGTAGCCTAAAGGTCAGAGGTCGACTTGTAAAGGCATCGAAACAAGATTGGATTTCTGTCAATGATGCTTGATAAGAGGAATATAGAAAATAGGCTTTGTGTAGAAAAATTACACTGCAGAATACATGGATTAGCCTAACTGGCTTCACATTAGTGATACTTCAGCAGGAGTGCGTCCTCCATTTTATTCTCCCCCACCCCTTCCTCCGAGTattatcatcattcatttatatagcgccagcaaatttcgtagcgctttacaatttggaacaaacattaataaaacaatactgggtaatacagacagaggtgagaaggccccgctcacaagcttacactctatgggacaatgggagtttgaatgTAGATACAACTCTGTGATGTAATTGGTATAGAGCAGGGAGCCTTTTTGTTAGTATTTTATATAGTTGTATATATGTTATACTAGTACATTGACAGTACCATGTATATACTTCTGGGTGTGTAgttaaatgtgtatatttaaacGAGCCATCGGTCACACATTTTAATGTCCTTGGGATAAGCACAAGTGTAAGTGCTGGAACCGATTCGGTCATGAAATCACTATATAAGCTAATGACTATTATAGTCTGAAGTACTACACCAGGCCTAGGTCTGGTGCTGATGTGACACTGGTTATTTGTAATCACTCCATTTGCATTGTACCTTGTTTAGctatataaaacatgtttgttttgCACATTAATCGGCCTCAAGTATCACTATCAGAAATCTAATTCACACTGGTACTTGTATGTTGTCTACAACAGCTGAATTATTACTTCAGTTGTGACTTGATCAAGTCACGGACAGTCGGCCTGATCCCTTCCCTCTGGGAGTTTTATCTATGCCTGATCTTCTGACTTTTCTTGAGTTCCTCTGGGTTCCATTAATATAAAACGTCATTATTACATAGATAACCAAGCACAGGTATATTCAGGAAAAGTTACTGCTAGGTTTGTGAGCGGATTAACAACACCCATGTGGACTTGGTTGGTTTGGCGTGGTGGAACTCCTGAGCAGGGAGCATATAATGGATCAGGCTCAATGTTATAATAGTTGTACGGTGACTTGCAGGAGGTGATCACTGGCGGCAATGATGACTATCTTAGGACACCTTTGGAATCAAACATGAAACCATTCATTGCTCTGAGCCCCCAGTGTAGACATCCTGTTACATCGCAGCCCTAATCTCTGCTCTCAGTCCTGATTAGAGCAATATGTACTCCTTAATAGCCTTAAACATACAAATGTAAACTTGTGTAATAAAATGAGTCGCTTGTATAAATTGGAGAGACTGTATAATGTACAACATGCAGAATTTATATGTAGATTGTACGCCCCCACTACTGCTCACATTAGGCTAATTCTGTTTGAGAAAAGTGACCAAATTATTaaaattttttctcttttctatcAGATCTCTCAAAAGAAGTTGAAGAAGCAGAAGCTTATGGCCCGGGAGTAAAATTCAGATGTACAGAAATAAATTACCTTCTCAAATTGTGTTTTATCTTCAATTTCTTTGACACCACTTTCTACTCAATCGTGACTTTAGAATCTATAATAAGTTTAATACGCTAAAGAGACAAATTCTAATGTCTTAAATGTTACTGGTGTACTCACTAATTTCTTCCACAAGGGTCCTGGTAACTAGAGAATGTTTGTACAGGACACTAAGGGTCTGATTCACAGTCAGGAATACATCAAACTACAATTGTACCTTGGTAAAGCCATGTTGTGCTGCTGGGGAGGGGGGTGTTTAAAATTTGCAGGCGGATTTAGAGTTGGTAGAGGGTGGGTCCTAATGAACTCTAAATAGGAGTGTAAGCACAAAGCTGCCCAGTACTTGGAAGGTACATAGACCAGTATTTGCCCTGCGTgcaaaatataaatgcatttgcaacattgttttgttcAGGTGCAGATTTGCTCCCAGCTAAATAATGCACTAAGGTCTGATCCAATGTGCTTTACATGAGGTAACACAAGCAAGTTTTGCTGGAAGTTTTCATTGATAAAGAAACTTGTAATCATAAACTTTCTATAAACCGAGTGAAACTTCTTATTACACAATTTTTTAAGGTATATTTTAAGAAGCACTGATGCGCTAGTAACTAGTCacaaattttaaaacatttacagcATTATATGCTGTTCATTCAGGGAGGTATGAGGCACTTGGGTCCTTGAATACTTTGCTGCAGGAGATTCTGTCATGGACCTGTACAGTTTGTGGGTCCTCCTCGGCTTGTTGTATAGGAGCCGATAGTGGGGGTTGTCTTTTACTGGCAGTGGGTTAGTTGTGTGTCTGAAATCAGTTGAGGTGCATTATGATGTGTTTAAACATCAATTTGATATGTTTTATGGGGGTATTTACACATAGATTTATGAATGTCACAAGATGACCAGTTGTAACAATCGCCGCTGCTTTGTTGGATAAGTTACTAGTATTTCATGCCTAGTAGAGGGCAAACGACACACGATCAGACAGTCATGTTCTGTTCCCGAGACCCAACACTAGAACCACCTGGTTCAGGGCTAAGAGGGGGAGCAGTCCAGCTTCCACCTTAGCAGGATGTTTATGGTGCATGTTAGGGGGTAGGATGTACTTGATGAAGCACATTTGTGTCTGAAGGCATTATGCTGAAAGTAAGGTTCATCAAAAAAAAACGATTTCCTGAGTTTGATGAGGAAGTAATTGGCTATCGAACACCTCTGGGATGAGCTGGAATGGCGCTTGGGAGCCGAACCTCACCACCCAGCATCAGTGGCCAAGTTCACTAATGCTTTTGTAACTGAATGGGTGGGAATACCCATACCCATGGTCCAAACAGTTCCAGAGGATTCCCAGAAGAGcagaggctgttatagcagcaaagggagaTTGGGGATTTGGAATCGGATGTTCAACAACCACAAATGGATGTGATGTTCAGGTGTCTACTTATtcttggccatgtagtgtatatagCAAACAAGTGTCATAAAGAATGTACAGGAGGCATGATATGAGGAGGGTGGAGCAGAGGGTCCTGCTCGTGAGCACTTATGATCGATCTttgaagaatatatattttttttctcccaaatTTTACTTCTACACATTCACCAGTGTGACGTCTCTAAATGTCGCTGCTGAAACTGTAAATCTATACAATGGATAATGATGTATCCTGCTAATTGTTTTTCTAATCCAAAAACCAGTAGGATGTCATGTGCTGGTCCTAGATCTGATATTTTATTCCTAAGTATTTTATAATCAAAAGATTCCAGATCAAGGCTTTGGTGTTCACCGTAGCCTCACATGATGCATTCTTAAATGGTTATTCATGGTTATAGTAGACTAATGTCAAAAGACTTGTGTTTTTGCTTTTGTAAATCGCCGTTTATATATCAAATGtcatcatatacacacacacgttaacccgtgcatcatactcatgcattctagtcaaatcaagctacttaaggtgttaaaaaggttcttgtcatgcatttggggctaggccaggcctcctcaggggaagagcgttccttcccgacgtaagcgcccttttttaatgtggttttgtccacatgtcaccacctcatcattcttctccatcacctcattcttcatcgccacatccttaatctccagcctcttactgttctaaaacctcgatacacaacgtttctgctaaacaccttatcactgtgctcaatcagtcttccttaaagggcagtattcataacctgcactttcacatcactgcttctctgtactcgtgaaaatgcgacatacaattgtccatgaccaaacacaggctctagtaaataaatacccacacggtcaagagtttgagccctcaactggtaaatttagcctttactacccctcccacgggggggaaggggggatgatggaagttaactgacttcactattataatttttttgtcaaataatgtcagtataccaaatttcaggtcaattggataagccctttctgagaaaatagtttattccacacacacacacacacacacacacacacacacacacacacacacacacacacacacacactaacacgccgctaggcttatatatattagagataaaattttcattctttttggtaattattattatcaataacagGATGTGATGGGCTGCCTATGTCACCCTGCCTATGCTGCTGGACATCGGTTGGTCTtaccttgccaccgtcccctttctttatccaaaaCTGCACCCCTCTAAACGCAGTaggggcttgctgctgccaccactaggctcctttgctGGCACCTAGAACCGGTTCCTTTGGGTAACTTTTGGTGCTAGTGTGTACCCCCTTCCTGGGCTGCTACCCctaacctcttgccttcagatctggggtgctgtggatggttccccctgacctatcacagtGGCCAGAGCTACAGGTAGcgagcagagcggtggtactggatgctgggtcccaacatCAGAACAGCCAGAAAACAGATTTGATgtgtgtctaatctgtaggtcacaggaattgtcgcaggtaagtaggtgtcggaacaggatcttgaagcagtggtGTTTATTATTTCAAGTAGTACTattaaggacagttacactagtttgtggtactagtgatcttcagAGGGTATGGATGGTATaatactacattacatggtcaaacattgCCCTTTTTATACAGACTTACAGATACTCTGGCAAGAGGAAATCCAGCCTTCTGCTGCTCTAACCAATCCCAGTGCTTcctgcagcctgcacataactcagcctggaggggttcaacgactttttacattgctgctagcgctGCCACACcatctgaggttttatattgaatgtttaccatcaggatataacattgcTCTAACCATGCTTTgaatgcaatttaacttgcaaaaatcacattaatctgtgatcagtTGCTTTCTAAAtcttacacacataggaagtctaccagcGAGTATAATTACTAAACCACCCTTCCCTTGTGCTCTTAGGTTCGGGCTCAGGAGACGTGTTGGTCACTCAGCAATGAAAAGGTCCAATTAagatgagattacctgtctccagacagttgcaaatacacatcccctccacacatatgcccacttgggatttcctctagacaatttacaaaacccaaacatgacatactgtctcagaaatcaatacatttccgtataaaacataccaatataaatagataagtacatttgcaatgatataaattggcacctgcaccactaattaaaataaattccttaaataaaatatttctatgtaATCCAGCCACACAGgaacaatgcatttttatctGTTCTTGCTTTAATGAATGTTTCATCAAATTCACAGCAAATTGAAATATATTAACACAGATATTTCAAGCTAATGTTTCATCGGACCCAACAATAAGAACAATTGTACACACTAAGGAACAGAAGATGATTAATTGATTGCACATACTATAGAGACATTACTGAAAGAGCAAGCCAGGATGTTTTCATTTGGATAATACGCTACTTACAATTTCAATAATGATCCATAGCGAATTAACTACTGACGCAGACACATGATCAGATTGCAGTTTATAATTGTTCTGTATTTCATACAACTATCACAGAACATTAGTTTATGCGATGACGTGATAGGTCAATATGTGTCTTCCGTGTATGTCAAAGAATTGTTTGGTCCTCAAACGTCTGATCAGTGACTATGGGGCTGGATAGGATGTACAGATGATAGTGGCATCATTTTAGGGAAGGCTAAACAAAACTCATCAGAAAATCGTTACTAATGACCAATATTAACATTTGACACTACGGTGACAGACGACATTCTTATTTGAGTCTAGTTTCAATTTAATAGATATATACCATATAAGATAAGCTTACATGGTATTATCAGTGAACACATTGGGGAGATATACTGTGAAACGTGAATATCTTAAAAGGTTATCTGATGGTAACAAAGTTACAATTTCACACCATATTCTATTGAAAAGTCCTTATTTAGAATATAAAAAGGTCCTTTTTTTAATTGATGtattcaagtccttttgtgtgGTTTCTTAAAACAATgtcatacttttttttatacatcaTGTGCATtgttgtgaaaaatataaaaacaattatgcTTTATTGTGTTAACTAACCCTCACCCAATCTGTAATAGCCCCCTCTCCAGTAGATTGGGTGACATATTCTGGAGCTCCTACCAGCAGGGTCTCCAATTCTTCTGGTCAGTTTTCCACCTCATCTACATAGgtaaaccgagagggggtttcctagtgcctggaaacccccctccaagcctggtgcactgtataattgaggtggctggaccctgctcccgcttcacacagctctgcttcaaaagggagagctgcgtgcacctaacaatagtgcacgcagcattgcccatgtatattatggggataggaagagttggagagcagccaagcacggtctaaaattatagccacgcccccatgcatgctggccacgcccactggcggcgtggtgtggaaacccccctctacaaatcctgcgtttgcccctgatctaTCCTGAATGTCTTTGTTTTATGATTTGCGCATGTCCTGTTTCCCAACTGTTTGGCACTGGGGAAtttagtggcaccctataaaggTTAATAGTAATTAAAGTATAAAGTGGTGAAAATAAGCACCAATATAAAGTTATAGAATGTGGTAAAGATGAGGTCAGACACTGTTCCTATGCCACTTATATCAGTGTCAGGACTTGTTATGTCTCCAGAGGTAATTATTGATAGATACgttccaatagattgtaagcttgcgagtagcgACCTCTTATCCCTCTGtctgtattattgttttattactgcgtttgttcccaattgaaaagcgccacggaatttgttggcgctacataaataaatgttgatgatgaatgttgATGAAAGTACTGTGGTAAATTTAAGTTTCTTTAATATggttgtcgaatctaaatcagattgttcacctgtaagtgtcagtttatcagttaggagctcatcagctggagagaattaaatacactgcatgctttgtgtgtacaattagctctgctttattagttgcAAGTCCATAtcaatatagcaaaaatcacgtattacagaaaactacgccccaaaaggttttaaccactcatgtttcctttacacagatgttgctacattctcacattttcacacaggaatactccccaggggaaagttggcttatctcctgtgctGCCAAATTCAAGGCCATGAGCACagtctcctggaaacaatgaaaaactcctacaaactagctgtatctaatctgtctttaagctataagagaacaaaatggctataaggcaacaagatggcgtcagcttagcaaaatcacatttctcatggTCACAGTGAGACAATTAATAGTCTTGTCTCCTGAGGACTTAACTCATTCTTTAACTTTCAATGGTTACTTCAAGATAACTGGGAGTTTGGGGTTGCTGAATGAAGGTCTGGTTTAGGGGTAAGAACAGCTGGAGCTTGAGGATCTCATACAGTCAGTATCATGTTGTGCAGCCATGTGATGACTGTGTGTATAGTGAAGGGTTTCAGTCCTCATGATCCAGAATATGTCACCCTAAATACTGATGCCTGAAGGTCAGGATGGGGCAGATCCAGCTCCCACTGAACCCTCCATCCATTGCTATACAGGGAACACTGTAATCTTGGCCGGATTCTTCCTAATATCATAGATCTGTCCCCTGAGATCCTGCACTGCTCTGTGACGGCCGCTGGGGGCGCAGTCACACACCAGCCTCGGGGATAGCGCAGGTCGCTCGCGGCTCTATGATGTGATGACGGAAGTGACGTCAGTTCCGGTGTGCTGAGTGACGGCGGCGGAAGAAGGTCGGTGTTGTGATGTGTTGGTATCTTGTGAGAGCGTAATATTGTAACGTGCGGTGTATTGTGGGGTGAGGGCCGGCTGATAACATGGATTACCCGCAGTACAGGAGGTGTCAGCGCAGCCATTGTCTGTAATTTACTGACATGAGATATCAGGGTGCCGTGCAGTAGCTTAGGAGATGATGTGCCGCCATCCAGTAGGTCAGAAGATGATGGGGCGCTCAGGGGATGGTGGGGCGCCATCCAGTAGGTCAGAAGATGATGGGGCGCCATGCAGTAGCTCAGGGAAAGTGGGGCGCCATCCAGTAGGTCAGAAGATGATGGGGCGCCATGCAGTAGCTCAGGGGATGGTGGGGCGCCATCCAGTAGGTCAGAAGATGATGGGGCGCCATGCAGTAGCTCAGGGGATGATGGGGCGCCATGCAGTAGCTCAGGGGATGATGGGGCGCCATGCAGTAGCTCAGGGGGTAGTGGGGTGCCATCCAGTAGGTCAGAAGATGATGGGGCGCCATGCAGTAGCTCAGGGAAAGTGGGGCGCCATCCAGTAGGTCAGAAGATGATGGGACACCATGGAGTAGCTCAGGGGGTAGTGGGGCACCATCCAGTAGGTCAGAAGATGATGGGACACCAAGGAGTAGCTCAGGGGGTAGTGGGGCACCATCCAGTAGGTCAGGAGATGATGGGGCGCCACACAGTAGCTCAGGGGGTAGTGGGGTGCCATCCAGTAGGTCAGAAGATGGTGGGGTGCCACACAGTAGCACAGGTGGTAGTGGGCTGCCATCCAGTAGGTCAGAAGATGGTGGGGCACTACACAGTAGCACAGGGGGTAGTGGGGTGCCATCCAGTAGGTCAGAAGATGATGGGGCACCACACAGTAGCTCAGGGGGTAGTGGGGCACCACACAGTAGCTCAGGGGGTAGTGGGGCGCCATGCAGTAGCTCAGGGGGTAGTGGGGCACCACGCAGTAGCTCAGGGGGTAGTGGGGCACCACGCAATAGCTCAGGGGGTAGTGGGGCGCCATCCAGTAGGTCAGAAGATGATGGGACACCACGCAGTAGCTCAGGGGGTAGTGGGGCGCCATCCAGTAGGTCAGAAGATGATGGGACACCACGCAGTAGCTCAGGGGGTAGTGGGGCGCCATCCAGTAGGTCAGAAGATGATGGGACAACACGAAGTAGCTCAGGGGGTGGTGGGGCGCCATCCAGTAGGTCAGGAGATGATGGGGCATCATGCAGTAGCTAAGGAGATGGGGCACCACGTAATAGCTCAGGGGGTAGTGGGGCGCCACACAGTAGCTCAGAGGGTGGTGGTGCGCCATCCAGTAGGTCAGGAGATGATGGGGCATCATGCAGTAGCTAAGGAGATGGGACACCACGCAATAGCTCAGGGGGTAGTGGGGCGCCAACGCGGTACTCAAGGGATAGTGGGGCGCAATCCAGTGGGTCAGAAGATGATGGGGCATCACGCAGTAGCTAAGGCGATGGGGTACCACACAATAGCTCAGGGGGTAGTGGGGTGCCAACGCAGTACTCAGGGGATAGTGGGGTGCCATCCAGTAGGTCAGGAGATAATGGGGCATTATGCAGTAGCTCAGGTGGTAGAGGGCGCTATGCCGTAGCTCGTGGTAGAGGGGCACCATACAGAAGCTTAGAAAATAGTGGGCGCTTTACATAAACACAGGAAACTATAGGGTAATATGAAATGGCACAGTTTAAAGGGGTAGTATTTTGCAGCATCGGAGGTCCCACTGAAGCTTTTCCTCACCCATAGCAGAAATCATGGCAGAGAGCAGATATGATACATACACTAGAGTGTGAGTTGAGGTTAGAGGTTTGGGTTACATATTGAAGCACACGACTAGTTTGGACATACAGCTTCATTAGGCTTGTGGGTAGATGTTGCTAACGCTCAGGGTGTTTTGATAGTTGTATTTTTTTCTCTGCACTTGTGCTTTCTAATATAATTGTATAAATATGTCATAAGGGATCTGCATATATAGGACCTGCTGCTGGCAAACACTTATAGACACCACTGTTTCTTTATGGATAGAGTTGCCACCTAGTGTGGAAAGAATATAACTTTGCTTTTATTTCATACCATAGATTTATTGGAGTTATTACTTAAAACTGATGTACAGGGAACATGTGTAAcctataataaccaatcagattcttacatttttctagtgcagttcataaaatgtcaataaaagtctGGTTGCTGTGGATTACAACATCTTTTCCCTATCCACCAGTTTTTGTAAATGTACCCAATTGGCTGTAAGTCTTTCCCCAACTATGTTGCAACCCTATCTACCCGGTCAAAGTCCAGATTAATTTTTACAATGTACCTTTTCCCCTAGACCAGCAACCATGGTGTGCATCCCCTGCATTGTCATTCCAGTCCTCCTGTGGGTCTACAAGAAGTTTTTGGAGCCCATCGTATATCCTTTCATATCTCCATTTATCAACCGAATTTGGCCAAAGAAAGCAGTTCAGAGTGCTCCGGCCTCCGCTAACCAGGAGAAAGTAGAGTGCAATGGCAGCAGTAAGGTATGGCTCACGTATATATGTGCGCTCTCCTCTGTTCCTGACTAGTTTTAGCGATTACGCCAATCACCATCCAGTAACACTAGCCTGTTGTTAAAAGGTTTTCATTGTTTTCACATTAATAATGCTTC
The Mixophyes fleayi isolate aMixFle1 chromosome 1, aMixFle1.hap1, whole genome shotgun sequence DNA segment above includes these coding regions:
- the C1H18orf32 gene encoding UPF0729 protein C18orf32 homolog isoform X2, whose protein sequence is MVCIPCIVIPVLLWVYKKFLEPIVYPFISPFINRIWPKKAVQSAPASANQEKVECNGSSKVWLTYISAQQWNS
- the C1H18orf32 gene encoding UPF0729 protein C18orf32 homolog isoform X1 is translated as MVCIPCIVIPVLLWVYKKFLEPIVYPFISPFINRIWPKKAVQSAPASANQEKVECNGSSKPHSNGTVDQSVDGGNEEIANKKTD